The Candidatus Atribacteria bacterium genome window below encodes:
- a CDS encoding carbohydrate ABC transporter permease, translated as MKKLTPILSNGPIHLVIIFIAVIWIFPSVGLLITSFRSSADVAASGWWSVFEHPFNFTRYTLENYQEVILKIGIGKAFLNTLFITIPSTIIPILIASFAAYAFAWMEFPGRRFLFVILVGLLVVPLQMTLIPILRIFNQLGIAGTFPGIWFAHTGYGLPLIIYLMYNFISGLPSELFDSSSIDGATSFQIFTKMVIPLSLPALASVTIFQFLWVWNDLLIALVYLGGTPNVAPLTVRISALVGSYGQDWELLTAAAFVSMALPLFLFLGLQRYFVKGILAGSVKG; from the coding sequence ATGAAAAAGTTAACTCCGATTCTTTCAAATGGACCGATTCATTTAGTAATAATTTTTATTGCAGTAATTTGGATTTTTCCTAGTGTGGGATTATTGATAACTTCTTTTCGATCTTCTGCCGATGTAGCAGCATCAGGATGGTGGAGCGTTTTTGAGCATCCTTTTAATTTTACCCGCTATACCTTGGAAAATTACCAGGAGGTTATTCTGAAGATCGGTATAGGAAAAGCCTTTTTAAACACTCTATTTATTACTATTCCCTCTACCATTATTCCCATATTAATTGCTTCTTTTGCTGCCTATGCTTTCGCCTGGATGGAATTCCCAGGGCGAAGATTTTTATTTGTCATTTTAGTAGGCTTGTTAGTAGTACCCCTACAAATGACTTTGATACCGATCTTGCGAATTTTTAATCAATTAGGAATAGCCGGTACTTTTCCCGGGATATGGTTTGCCCATACTGGTTACGGACTACCTCTAATAATTTACTTAATGTATAATTTTATCTCCGGGTTACCGAGTGAATTGTTTGATTCTTCTTCTATAGATGGCGCTACCTCTTTTCAAATATTCACCAAGATGGTAATACCGTTATCTTTACCAGCCCTTGCATCCGTCACTATCTTTCAGTTTTTATGGGTTTGGAATGACCTTTTAATAGCTTTAGTTTACTTAGGGGGGACACCAAATGTAGCTCCTTTAACCGTACGAATCAGTGCCTTAGTCGGCTCTTATGGTCAAGATTGGGAACTGCTTACCGCTGCGGCCTTTGTTTCTATGGCTCTTCCTTTATTTCTTTTTTTAGGATTGCAGCGCTATTTCGTAAAAGGAATTTTGGCTGGATCAGTGAAAGGATAA